A genomic window from Helicobacter suis HS1 includes:
- a CDS encoding DEAD/DEAH box helicase family protein, with the protein MQERVVCLDHQVGAGKTLVAIASCMEQKRMGLVNKSLIAVPNHLTKQWAQEFYRAYPNANVLVVESEDFSPKQREQLYNQIANNAYDAVIIAHSQLEFLANPEQTITDMWAEEEQALRDGNEYLRKLVRDGLLDKSAVMSVRAEEQAIKHIGVRYSKLLAENKSHIDISQMGIDNLIVDDRGGKPINILALICRVWQDWATNKALNAPPISLSRPNTCITEGLRSCF; encoded by the coding sequence ATCCAAGAAAGGGTAGTTTGTTTAGATCACCAAGTGGGCGCAGGCAAGACTTTAGTAGCCATTGCGAGTTGTATGGAGCAAAAGCGTATGGGTCTAGTCAATAAGAGCTTGATTGCTGTGCCCAATCATTTAACCAAGCAGTGGGCACAAGAGTTTTATAGAGCCTACCCCAATGCCAATGTCTTAGTGGTGGAGAGTGAGGACTTTAGCCCTAAGCAACGCGAGCAACTCTATAACCAGATTGCCAACAATGCATATGATGCAGTCATCATTGCCCATAGCCAGTTGGAGTTTTTGGCTAATCCTGAACAGACTATTACGGATATGTGGGCTGAGGAGGAGCAGGCATTGCGCGATGGCAATGAATATTTGCGAAAACTGGTCAGGGACGGGTTGTTAGATAAATCTGCTGTGATGAGTGTGCGCGCTGAAGAGCAGGCTATCAAGCACATAGGGGTGAGGTATTCTAAGTTGTTGGCAGAAAACAAAAGCCACATAGACATTAGCCAGATGGGCATTGACAATCTGATTGTAGATGATAGAGGGGGCAAGCCTATCAATATTTTAGCACTAATATGCAGGGTGTGGCAGGACTGGGCAACAAACAAGGCTCTAAACGCGCCACCGATCTCTTTGTCAAGACCCAATACCTGCATAACAGAGGGGCTAAGATCATGTTTTTAA